The nucleotide window ATGAATACGTTGGCGATCAGATATTAATTGTTGTTCTAATTGATTCGTTAAGTCTTCTAAATCCTTTATGACTGGCGGTAAGCTAAAGAAGTTATAACGGACATATCCCACTTTACCTTCTACATGGCCTTTTTCATTCCCTTTGCGTGGATTACACACTTGAACCTTAAAGCCATAATATTGCTGAAAATGTCGAAAGGCATCCGTTAATTGCGCTTCTAAATCGCCTTTTCTCACTTTTTTCACCGCAGGTGTTAGATTATCAATTCGAATACTTAGAGGAACGCCTCCAGCTTGTTTAAATAACGCTTGTAATCCGCCTAAAAAGCATTCTAAATTTTCGCTTGGCATCGGTACGGCGAAAGCTGTGTTACTTGCTGGAAATGACATGACTAATGCATGTATATCCAGAATTTCACCATCATGAACTGCCTCCATGATACCGAAATCTACCTGCGCTTCTCCTTCTGGATGTTCTAAACGTTCATATCCTTTATCTACCTCATCTTCTTGTGAGGCTTTCCATTCTTGTATAAAATTACACACCGTTCTGTAAGAACCTTTGAATCCTTTTTTTACTAAGTCCTCAAATATTTTTTTGTTTTTACGTCGTAACTTTTTCTTCAGCTTTAAATCTTCTTCTAACCAGTCAATTACAATTTCTCCCCATTCTTCATCGTACATCATGCCTTTTTTAAAATGGGTTTTCTCTTGAGGGAGCTGATTCCCATCGCCGTATTTCTTGGCAGTACGCCAATTGACTTGCATTGTTTTTGCGATTTCAGTAATCGATAATCCTTTTTCATTTCGTAATGTTTTGATACAATTAACTTCAGACATTGCTAGCATCCTTTCTTTCCTCCCTGTTTCGGCTTCGACACCTAATACAGTAGAGGGACTTGGGGTGGCTGGCAAGTCTTTTTTTATGCACAAAAATAGTGCAGGACTCTGTACAAATTCTTTGCACTAGTCTGCACTTTTATTTTGCAATAAACAATAATGGAATTCAGAAAAGAATTTAGCCCTAAGCAAATA belongs to Solibacillus sp. FSL W7-1436 and includes:
- the istA gene encoding IS21 family transposase, with amino-acid sequence MSEVNCIKTLRNEKGLSITEIAKTMQVNWRTAKKYGDGNQLPQEKTHFKKGMMYDEEWGEIVIDWLEEDLKLKKKLRRKNKKIFEDLVKKGFKGSYRTVCNFIQEWKASQEDEVDKGYERLEHPEGEAQVDFGIMEAVHDGEILDIHALVMSFPASNTAFAVPMPSENLECFLGGLQALFKQAGGVPLSIRIDNLTPAVKKVRKGDLEAQLTDAFRHFQQYYGFKVQVCNPRKGNEKGHVEGKVGYVRYNFFSLPPVIKDLEDLTNQLEQQLISDRQRIHYKKEVLIDELWQQEQKQLIKLPEEAYPVFKQFSIKFNKYNEFKLDGHLIHVPKAKNYVQLSCVTYWDSYKVITNDGEILLADARPYMKKRRFIPWQDILKDWLKKPRVVGHSRYATYLPARVKEYLAVPSLALRKQRINELLTLLLTHDMNDIEQNFYSYIGREAEETEHPYGVDWTEYDALSPKGTEALRHE